The Henckelia pumila isolate YLH828 chromosome 2, ASM3356847v2, whole genome shotgun sequence genome includes a window with the following:
- the LOC140879056 gene encoding uncharacterized protein yields the protein MDERPVRNNRNPRYRNRNNNNEGNPPPPPPPQGLGLNHADLAAIVAIVANTLQGLGNTPVNGNPPPQAVPQVHGVKYNYESLRKNRAQTFKGDPDPEVGQYWLKNIETQLRLLEIPDEFKVDVVTPFLEEKAAKWWEAVSPPMIAAGPITWQQFKDTFLKQYYPAEVKLQKLSEFENFTQTQDMSVVEYTSKFNSLGTYAPTIMADDVLKMHRFKRGLSSRIQTALAVYHATSFADLIGAAIRAETDIKQREDENTNKRPLVGQSSTGKQPFKKPYQFTGTNKSTPSKPSNQEIKPCSTCGFKHFGECRRATGACFGCGKTGHRIADCPENKRKETEAKGSSTPNKPKENKPNARVFAITQEEVENANDVVAGTILINKTSAYVLFDCGATHSFISKRFAKKLGLTPEILEEPFRVATPTSKTIETHRIHRDCVINISEHVFQAELIQLPMVEFDAILGMDWLANNHALVDCRMKNVKLKAANLDKVIYHGKVKEQKSLLSASQT from the coding sequence ATGGACGAGAGACCAGTACGCAACAATCGTAACCCACGCTATAGAAACCGCAACAACAACAATGAAGGAAACCCTCCTCCTCCACCGCCACCGCAAGGGTTAGGCCTAAATCATGCTGACTTGGCAGCTATAGTAGCCATTGTGGCTAACACCCTTCAAGGGTTGGGAAACACGCCTGTAAATGGCAATCCACCACCACAGGCAGTACCACAGGTGCATGGGGTGAAGTATAATTACGAGTCACTGAGAAAGAATCGAGCCCAAACCTTCAAAGGAGATCCAGATCCTGAGGTTGGCCAATATTGGCTCAAGAATATCGAGACTCAACTCCGCCTACTCGAGATCCCTGATGAGTTCAAGGTGGATGTAGTAACACCCTTCTTGGAAGAAAAGGCCGCCAAGTGGTGGGAGGCAGTTTCACCACCTATGATAGCAGCTGGTCCAATCACGTGGCAACAATTTAAGGATACGTTCTTGAAACAGTACTATCCAGCCGAGGTTAAACTGCAGAAATTGAgtgaatttgaaaatttcactCAGACTCAGGATATGTCAGTGGTTGAATacacttcaaaattcaattcaCTCGGAACGTATGCTCCCACTATCATGGCTGATGATGTCTTGAAGATGCACCGTTTCAAAAGAGGTTTGAGCAGTCGTATTCAGACAGCTTTAGCAGTATACCATGCCACAAGTTTCGCTGATTTAATAGGAGCTGCAATTCGAGCTGAGACCGATATCAAGCAAAGGGAAGACGAGAACACGAACAAGAGACCACTTGTGGGGCAATCTTCAACAGGAAAACAGCCATTCAAGAAACCATATCAGTTTACTGGAACAAACAAGAGCACTCCTTCCAAACCAAGTAATCAAGAAATCAAACCATGTAGTACTTGTGGATTTAAACACTTCGGAGAATGCCGCAGAGCAACTGGCGCCTGTTTTGGATGTGGGAAGACTGGGCACCGCATTGCAGATTGCCCAGAAAACAAGAGGAAAGAAACTGAGGCAAAAGGTAGTTCAACTCCGAATAAACCAAAGGAGAACAAGCCGAATGCCCGAGTTTTTGCCATAACCCAAGAGGAAGTTGAGAATGCAAATGACGTTGTAGCAGGTACCATCCTAATCAACAAAACTTCTGCTTATGTGCTGTTTGATTGTGGTGCTACGCATTCATTTATATCTAAGAGGTTTGCTAAGAAGTTAGGACTTACTCCTGAGATACTTGAGGAACCTTTTAGAGTAGCAACTCCCACTAGCAAAACAATTGAAACACATAGGATTCATAGAGATTGTGTAATTAACATCAGTGAACACGTATTTCAAGCTGAACTCATTCAACTACCTATGGTAGAATTTGATGCCATTTTAGGAATGGATTGGCTAGCAAATAACCATGCTTTAGTAGATTGTCGCATGAAAAATGTCAAATTGAAAGCTGCAAATCTCGACAAAGTCATTTATCATGGCAAAGTCAAGGAGCAGAAGTCCCTTTTATCTGCTTCTCAAACTTGA
- the LOC140879059 gene encoding F-box protein At2g27310-like, producing the protein MFPTIINAFRAKSTGDKADIPLDIIQTHILNRLDGATLASAGCASTQFHALCSDDQLWRNICNSTWPSTTHPRVVRAMSAFTSAHRSFYIDAFSSMHHQLVPKTTLLSELISAVDIYYKDEVIYSKVLATETAGDWFLDNPLILRLLVTTPRLRIHGGKGKTCMSLQAKEHLRVSWIVIDPNNKRALNVASQKAVHSSIEGDDTILVRYSKVAAVSRGKLVQWAVLVTCSRREETGEVEVEEVKMHMEDRLGKSLSGRDGLRILHAAMQGRRRRSDWRMEKYHYEIFSDSKLYGSQMNLLDTHMLQRISSIMSLGMCVLSIFLYLVRGKKSSYLELAIVMAGASAIIHGAFAFMFEWLAADELLFCFDIE; encoded by the coding sequence ATGTTCCCAACCATCATCAATGCTTTCCGGGCAAAATCTACCGGCGATAAAGCCGACATCCCCCTCGATATCATCCAAACCCACATCCTCAACAGACTCGATGGAGCCACTCTCGCCTCCGCCGGCTGCGCTTCGACCCAATTCCATGCCTTGTGCAGCGACGATCAACTATGGCGGAATATCTGCAACTCCACGTGGCCCTCCACCACCCACCCCCGCGTCGTAAGAGCCATGTCCGCCTTCACCTCCGCCCATCGGTCCTTTTACATCGACGCATTCTCCTCCATGCACCACCAACTAGTCCCCAAGACAACCCTTTTATCGGAATTAATCTCGGCGGTAGACATATACTACAAAGATGAGGTGATATACTCCAAGGTTTTGGCAACTGAAACCGCAGGAGATTGGTTTCTAGATAACCCTTTAATACTACGTCTTCTGGTCACGACGCCGCGGCTGCGAATCCACGGCGGCAAAGGCAAGACTTGCATGTCCCTGCAGGCAAAAGAACACCTGAGAGTAAGCTGGATCGTGATAGACCCCAACAACAAACGGGCACTCAACGTCGCGAGTCAAAAGGCGGTACACTCTTCGATTGAAGGCGACGACACCATACTAGTACGTTACTCGAAAGTGGCGGCCGTATCCAGGGGGAAGCTGGTTCAGTGGGCTGTGTTGGTGACCTGCAGCAGAAGGGAAGAGACGGGGGAAGTAGAGGTGGAAGAGGTGAAAATGCACATGGAGGACCGCCTGGGGAAGTCTCTGAGTGGGAGGGATGGTTTGCGGATTTTGCATGCGGCCATGCAAGGGCGGAGGAGGAGAAGTGACTGGAGAATGGAGAAATACCATTACGAAATCTTTTCGGACTCGAAGCTCTACGGAAGTCAGATGAATTTGTTGGATACCCACATGTTACAACGTATTTCGTCCATAATGAGCCTTGGGATGTGTGTGCTTTCAATTTTCTTGTATTTAGTGCGCGGGAAAAAGTCTTCATATTTGGAGTTAGCCATTGTCATGGCCGGTGCTTCTGCCATTATCCATGGGGCATTTGCTTTCATGTTTGAGTGGTTGGCTGCTGATGAGCTCCTCTTTTGTTTTGATATCGAATGA